The Larimichthys crocea isolate SSNF unplaced genomic scaffold, L_crocea_2.0 scaffold33, whole genome shotgun sequence sequence CATGTAAAAGCCTCTGCACTACACATACATGAATTATTGTTAATGTGCCTTTATCGTAAGGTAAGCTTAAGTGACAGTCTGTTTAGTACTGCATGAACTCATGCACTGTATAATCCAAGCTTTATTAACTTCTTGTCATCCTTCACTGCTCTTCAGGTTGAGTGGCTGTAacctctcagagagaagctgtgaagctctgtcctcagttctcagctcccagtcctctagtctgaaagatctggacctgagtaagaacgacctgcaggattcaggagtgaagctgctgtctgctggactggagagtccacactgtgaACTGGAAACTCTCAGGTCACTTTGCACTCTTCCCATTTAAACTCTACTTTGCTTACTTCTCAGAAAAAATGAGGCCACACTTACTTCatgaaaaagctgaaatattaaatgttgtttgaaCAAAAGCAGCCATACAAAATATTTTGCTAACTACTTAACATCACGGGGTGTGACGTATGACGTATGGGGCTTTAGTTGTAATTGTGCATGATCATGCAGACTGTCAGGCTGTCTGATCACAGAGGAAGGCTGctcttctctggcctcagctctgagctccaacccctcccatctgagagagctggacctgagctacaatcATCCAGGAGAGGCCGGAGcaaagctgctgtctgctggactggaggatCCACACTGGAGACTGGACACTCTCAGGTACCGATAAGAGACTTTAAGGGTGGAGGTGCTTACAGAATTTACTGTGGCTCATGTTCAGTGGTGGTAAACTTCAGTGAACATCAGTAGGCATGTTTccattttgcttttctttgttgtgccttcttcttcttctgagatATACTCGGCTGGACCTCTGAGAGGAAGATTTCAATCATTTGGGGAGGAATGGCAAAAGAGAACATTAGCTGTGCACTGacatattagattagattgagATGTTTGCTTCAACATAAAGAAGGTCTCCTTTCTACTGTTTCGTCCACCAGGATGGACCACGGCGGCGAGCAGAGGCTGAAACCTGGTCTGAGGAAGTGTAAGTACTTTAATGTggattcatgaaaacaaaacacagaacaattATTCATACAGCAACGTTatcatgttattattatcactgagctaacatgagctaacaaactgagctaacatgagctaacagactgagctaacatgagctaacaaactgagctaacatgagctaacagactgagctaacatgagctaacaaactgagctaacatgagctaacagactgagctaacatgagctaacaaactgagctaacatgagctaacagactgagctaacatgagctaacagcagctaacagactgagctaacatgagctaacagcagctaacagactgagctaacatgagctaacagcagctaacagactgagctaacatgagctaacagcagctaacagactgagctaacatgagctaacagcagctaacagactgagctaacatgagctaacagcagctaacagactgagctaacatgagctaacagcagctaacagactgagctaacatgagctaacagcagctaacagactgagctaacatgagctaacagcagctaacagactgagctaacatgagctaacagcagctaacagactgagctaacatgagctaacagcagctaacagactgagctaacatgagctaacagcagctaacagactgagctaacatgagctaacagcagctaacagactgagctaacatgagctaacagcagctaacagactgagctaacatgagctaacagcagctaacagactgagctaacatgagctaacagcagctaacagactgagctaacatgagctaacagcagctaacagactgagctaacatgagctaacagcagctaacagactgagctaacatgagctaacagcagctaacagactgagctaacatgagctaacagcagctaacagactgagctaacatgagctaacagcagctaacagactgagctaacatgagctaacagcagctaacagactgagctaacatgagctaacagcagctaccaaactgagctaacatgagctaacagcaggtaacagactgagctaacatttggcagcagtttgcttcactgtccatcaggaagctctgtcagtcacagagttgagtgtctttgtctctttccactATGCATGGTGGGTCAGGAGAGAAAACTGggtggaaacccgccaaaataaaatcatagaaaTCAACGTAAtgatgtatatttgtgtttattgatgACAGATGAAACATAAGAAAGATCAGGAGTTGgaaatgcttttaaaatgaatagaaGTGCATCATGTTACCTTGTTCTGTTGGACAGATGCCTGCGAGTTGGAGCTGGACCCAGACACAGTAAACAGATGCCTCAAGCTGTCTTCCAACAACAGGAAGGTTAAACTGTCAGGTTATCAGTCATATCCTGATCACGCAGACAGATTTGACTGGTGGAGGCAGCTGCTGTGTAGAAATGAACTGACCGGTCgatgttactgggaggtggagtggagtggaCAGGTCGAGATCGCAGTAACGTACAGAAGAATCAGAAGGAAAGGAAACGATGTTCAGTGCATGTTTGGAGGAAATGATCAGTCCTGGAGTCTGTTCTGCTCGAACTACCTTTACTGTGTCAGCCACAACAACGAGAACAAAGAAatccacttctcctcctcctcctcctcctcctcctcctcctcgtcctcagtCTCTCACAGAGTAGCAGTGTATCTGGACtgtcctgctggctctctgtccttctacagagtctgctctgacacactgatccacctccacaccttcaacGCCACATTCACTGAACCTCTCTATGCTGGGTTTGGGTTGGACCACTCTATTTATCTCCATTtgtcctcagtgtctctgtgtcagctGTAAAGAAGAAACGGAATGCAAATACATTTGGGGGTAATAATATGAGCCAattaatgtttcctgttttatgttgtacaaaaataaaagttggaTGAAACATTTGTTGATTCATGTGAGCTGCTTATTGATGAGTCCATCTTTAATGCCAgagcaggtcagaggtcacgttCACCGCCCAGGTCTCATCATAAATCTTTCTGTCATGCtaaaggatgtttttttccctcggTTCTGTCTCATGTCAGTCTGATACTTTTTTGTGAAAGGGTCAGAAACAAAGTCAATGTACCCCACCGGACCTCCTCCCCGACCCCGGTCCAGCTCCTGTTACACGATGTGAGGACACAATGCTGTTTTAACGAGGCTATTTATAGTCAGGAGTAATTAATTAACACCATCaaacttcctgtgtgtgtgtgtgtgtgtgtgtttatcagccTGTTGCTTCATGTGAAGGTCAGTTTGGAGGCTGATGAACTTTACGGGAAgtccagacaaacacaaacaaactgaattttcTCCTTCAGGAAGacttcacatttattcacattgaCTCACATTCACTTCACATTGACTCACATTTGTTCACATTGACTCACATTCACTTCACATTGACTCACATTTGTTCACATTGACTCACATTCACTTCACATTGACTCACATTTGTTCACATTGACTCACATTCACTTCACATTGActcacatttattcacattgactcacatttcttcacactgactcacattgactcacatttattcacattgactcacatttattcacattgaCTCACATTGActcacatttattcacattcacTTCACATTGACTCCCATTTATTCACATTGACTCCCATTTATTCACATTGACTCACATTTATTCAAATTCGCTCACATTCACTTTACATTGACTCACATTCACTTTACATTGACTCACATTGACTTCACATTGACTTACATTGActcacatttattcacattgactcacatttattcacattgacttcacatttattcacattgacttcacatttattcacattgaCTGCCTGTCATCTGATCCTAACATTCAAACCTGTCTAAACCATAAAGTAACTGTAATCGTGCCAACAGTCTTCCTGGTTTACCTTATAAGGAGTTCCAGTGTGTCGTCATGTGACCATGCCTCCATGAGGCTGGAAAGAGAAAGTGGAGAAGCTCCACAGGTCTGTGTTCActtcttcacagcagcagcaggatggaggTTCTAACGGGCCGGAGGGTTCTGCTTGTTCTGATTCTGATGGTCTCTGTGGAGCGTTCAGGTCtgtctgtcatattttttatatatatacagatatagaacataatatataatgtaactTTTTTCAAGATGTTTACAGACTCAGGATCAGCTCACTTAATGTTCACACCATAGTTTGGGTTAAAATGATCACTGATAAGTTTAGGAGACcgttgtcatggttacaatcAGACGAGTCATCAGCACTTGTTGTGATGTTAATAACACGTGATCATATCTGTGACAAACACACCTGTCCCAtggataaatacataaacacataaaaactgaCTGAGCAGGAAGAAAAAGTGCTGAGTCCTGAAATAAAGTGTCACTGCAGAACTTTGGTTCCTGTTTTTTTACTCGTGAAGTTTTGTGAAGAAATCTGGGCAGAAAATTGTGAAACGATTGATTGGAAAGAGGAACGAACTTTGAACTGTGTGGAAacctcgacacacacacacacacacacacacacacacacacacacacattaatcatcAGCTCCAAACCAGCTGTTCTGTTAATGTTACATAAACGTTATATTAACGTTCTGAACCAAAGATAAACATTTTTCtacacagtttaaaaaacatttcctgctgttagaaagagttattttaatgttatttcaaagttattttaatgttatttcaaagttattttaatgttatttcaatgttattttaatgttatttcaatgttatTTTACCGGTTGATACAAAGCAGCTGGCCGGTAACAAAGAACTTCTTGATGTTGCTTCGATGACCACATACTGatgtttcgtgtgtgtgtgtgtgtgtgtgtgtgtgtgtgtgtgtgtgtgttgctgtgcagaGTGTGTGCGGTGTTTTGCACGTTTTAATCTGACCCTGGGTCAGTGTGACGAGGAGATCGGTGAGGTGGATGAAGACGACTGCTTTCAGAACCCGCATTACGGCTACAAGGCAGCAGACGGAGTGTGTCGCTCCTGTgggtcagtacacacacacacacacacacacacacacacacacacacacacacacacagtgtagctgtgtaaatgtgtccagcgtgtgtgtgtgtgtgtgtgtttgcagtcctCCGGTGTGGTCTCCGTGGTCGCTATGGTCACAGTGTAACATCCTGTGTGGGAGGGGCGTgacgcagaggaggaggacgtgcTTCGGCATCGGCCAATGTGAGAGCGGCGCCACACTGGAGACACGCCCCTGCAACGGCAGCTGCTGCGACggtgcgcgcgcgcgcacacacacgcacacgcacgcacacacacacacacacacacacacacacacacacacacacacacacacacacacaatccactTCAGCATGTAtgtgattaatgtgtgtgtgcaggagaggGGTGGGGCTTGTGGCTCTCCTGGTCTCCCTGCTCGGTGACCTGTGGAGCCTTGAGTGGAgtcaggaagagagagagagtctgctCCAGTCTGCCCGAGTGTCGCTCGGCCTGCAGCGGACCttcagaggagacagagaggtgtCAGACCAGCACCACCTGTCCAGGTAACTgactgtctgtccacctgtccaggtaactgtctgtctgtccacctgtccaggtaactgtctgtctgtctgactctctctgtccacctgtctgcctctcagtccATGGCGCTTGGTCTGATTGGTCTGGTTGGTCTGAGTGTTCTGCGTCATGTATCAGGGACCATGGCGGCGCGGCCGTCCCCTCCAAAACACGATCTCGTTCCTGCTCTAACCCCGCCCCTTCCAATGACACGGTGCCACCTGGCAAGGGTTGCCCTGGAGACGACTTACAGACCGAGCCCTGCAGCGAACTCCCCAACTGTCCAGGTGAGATGATGAACCGATCAGATAAGGTAAAGTCTTTAAGTGAAATCCTAACCTGTGTTCTGATTGGTTGTCTCTGCAGTGGACGGCAGTTGGGGGGCGTGGCCTCCTCCAGGGCCGTGCTCCGTCACCTGTGGCGAAGGGCTTCGTCTGTCAATCAGGATATGTAATCGCCCCGCACCTAAATATGGTGGCCGTCCCTGTGAAGGACCGAGCACCCAAAGCAGCGTCTGCCAGAGTCCCTGTCCAGGTGACACCAAACAACCACAAGCAGCACGCAACCATGACAACCATAACCACCACGACcacatttcattaatttaaagcctccagtgtcagagtgtaatcccactgtggtaactatgttcagctgtactcgagtatttgttctgattacattacttctgatcagaAACTacaagttgacaactttgctaacagcgaatcatcaaccaggtcaccagcagcagactcagcagcagctaatattactgccGGTAAAGAACTTTGGACCAGAATCCGGGTTGACTCCAGCTCTGCCTTAACTTCAGTAGATTCCACAGTGAGGCGCTGTTGCGTTCTGTGAATGGTCGCGTGCAGGCTGCGAGGGTTTGTCCACTGCAGTACCTACTgagcttctgtctgtctttgtcttcgACAGTGGATGGGTTCTGGACTGGTTGGTCCAGTTGGAGTGAGTGTTCTTCCACCTGTATCTCACAAGGCCAACCTCCCATCAGGACTCGCTACCGTACCTGTTCAAACCCAGCACCAAGCCCATCTGGCCAAGGTTGCCAGGGTGACGACAGGCAAACAGACAATTGCAACCATCTGCCTTACTGCCCAGGTAAATCTGTCTGTTGtatctgtctacctgtctgacTGAATACCACTAAACTCTACAGCGGTGTGAGACAGTAATGGACTCCCAGATGACTCAAGGTGGTGTccactttttctgtctgtctgtctgtccgtacCAGTGGATGGAAGTTGGGGTTCTTGGTCTCCCTACTCTTCCTGTCCGGTTACCTGTGGGGTGGGGCTTCAGGTGTCAAACAGGAGATGTGACAGCCCCGCCCCAATACATGCTGGCCTGCCATGTCCTGGAGAGGGACGTCGAACCACTATCTGCAGGACCAATGTCCACTGTCCAGGTATGCACaagatgtttgtctctgtctcaaacAGTACGACAGCAGGAAGAGCTGACAACCACAACATCCACAACAACCACGACCACCACGGCATCCACGACCACCACGGCATCCACGACCACCACGACATCCACGACCACCACGACATCCACGacaaccacgacatccacaacaaccacgacatccacaacaTCCACGACCACCACGACATCCACGAccaccacgacatccacaaccaccACGACATCCACGACCACCACGACATCCACGACCACCATGACATCCACGacaaccacgacatccacgaccaccacgacatccacaacaTCCACAACATCCACAACATCCACGACCACCACGACATCCACGAccaccacgacatccacaaccaccACGACATCCACGACCACCACGACCCCCACGacaaccacgacatccacaacaACCACGACAGCCACGACAGCCACGAAGCACCACGGGACCCCACGAGCACCACGACATCCCACCAAACCACGACTACGCCACGACACCCACAACCACCACGACATCCACCAAAAACCACAAGAAACCACGAACACCACGacaaccacaacacaaccaAACCACGACACAGCCATCCACAACCACACGACAACCacaaccacgacatccacaaccCACAACCAACCACACTGGACATCCACACCCAACCACGACATCCACACAACCACGAccaaccacaacaaccacgacGACAACCACAACCATGAATCCCCACccacgacatccacaaccaccACGACAACCACAACCACGACAAACCACAACCACCAACGGACATCCACGACCACCCGACATCTCCACCACCACGACCCTCCATAACCCACACCAAAACCATCGACCCCTCAAACCACGGACAACACCAAacccacaacaaccacaaccaccacaaccaccacaaaACCCCACAACAACCCACGACAACCACACCAAACAACCACGACTTCCACCACGACAACCacaaccacgacatccacaaccacaaacaaccaaGACATCCACAACCACTACAACCACGACttccaccaccacaaccacaacgCAGGACatccacaaccacaacaaccacgacatccacaaccaccACGAAACCacaaccacgacatccacaaccacaAACACCCACGACACCACAACCACCACGACAACCACACACCACGATACATCCACAACCACAACGACATCCACAACCAACCACGACCATCCACACCACGCACaaaccacaacaccacacaccaccacaacaatCCACAACACCACTAACCAACCACGACCCCCACACACCACAACGACCACCACACCCAACACCCGAAACATCCAAGtccacacacccacatgcacacacacaccaccacacaccaccaaaaCCTAACCCCCGACACCCCCAATCACCCCCGACATCCACAACCACGACAACAGCACACAACCCAACGACATCCACAAACAACCACGGCCATCCACACACCAACCCacaaccacgacatccacaCACAACCCCACGACATCCACAACAACGGACCCCACAACAACCACAGAAACCACAACACCACCCACAAACACGacaccacaccacaacacaaccacGCCTttccaccaccacaaccacaacacaccacaccacaaccACCAACAACCACGACCACCACAAACCAccacacaaccacaaccacgacaccacaaccaccacaccacacaccacacaacatcCACCAACAAACCACACGGACACATCCACTACACCACACCCACGACatccacacaccacacacgacATCCACGACCACCACGACCATCCACGACCATCCACGACATCCACGACACCACCACGACATCCACGACACCAGACAAAACCACGACCAAACATCACACGCCAACCACGACAACAACGACATCCACGACACCATGAGACCCCACGACATCCACGACCACCACACATCCATCCACGACCACCACGACAATCCCCCCTACCACCACGACATCCACGACACAACCACAGACACCCCACACATCCACAACAAACCCACGACATCACAACACCACGACACCACGGACAACCACGACCCCCACCACGACATCCACGACCCACGACATCCACACAACCCCCCACGACTCCCCGACCACAGACGCTCCACGACACCACGACATCCACCCCCCACGCCACAACACAACCCGACAAACCCACGACATCCACGACATCCACACATCCACGAACCACCACACACCACGACACCACacaacacgaacacacacaatCTCCGACACCACACACCACGACACCACAATACAACCACGGACAACCCGAGCAACCACGACATCCACCTACCACGACACCACatcaccacaacacacaacaacccCGACCCACGacaaccacaacacaaccacGACATCCCACAACCACCACCGACAACCacaaccacgacatccacaaaccaaacaaccacacatacattccacaacaaccacgacatccacaaccacGACAAACCACAACACCCCGACACACCATGACATCCACAACCAGAAACCCACCGACATTCCACAAATCCACGACCATCCAGACCACCACCACGCCCAAAACACATCCACGACCACCTATCGCACATCCACGACAACCACGACCACCTACAACATCTCATAATCCACAATCCACAACCACACAAAATCAACATCCAAACAACACCACGACAACCACCACGACATCCAACAAccaccacaacaaacacacccacgcaACAACCACGACTCCACCACGGACAAGCACCAACGACAATCCCACGGACCCCCACGACACTCCACAACATCCACAACAACCACGACACCCACGACCACCACGACATCCACGACACCACGACACCACCGACGCATCCACGACAGCAACCACCTCCGACCTCAACAACCAGACCCGCCACGACATCCACAACCCACCACGACAACCACaaaaaccacaacaaccacGAACACCACGAAACAAACCACCAGACCACAACAACCGACGACCagccaccaacaccaccaccggACAACCACCCCACGACAgcacaaccacaacaaccaccaATGACATCCACAACAACCACGACATTCCACAACCACCACAACGCACAACACATTCCCACGACAACCCGACAACCAGAATCCAGACCACAGGACTACACGACACTGTTCCACCAACCCAACACCACGAATCCAGACCACACGACATCCACGATCACACGGCGATCACGACCACCAGACCCACGACATCCACCAATTCCAACCCACGAATCTAGACCCATGGAACACTGAGGACCCACCATCCACGACACCACAACAATCCCCACAGTACCATACCACCACGAACCACACCACACGACACCACATAACCACAACCACCCGACAACACCACGACAAATCCACATACCCATGGCAAACCACACATCCACAACCACCACGACAGCCTACACAGCACCACAACCACAAAAAACCTAATTTGCCAACACAAGCCACGGCCATACTCCAGcgacagcacacacaccacacaaacccAACCATGTCACACGATCGCACAACCACCACACAAATCCACACCCACGTACAGCCACCTAACCACCAACGACCACCCGACACTAGCACCAGAGCCAACCACAACTAACACAACAACCACGACAAACACAACCACTACACAACCACAGACAGCCAACCACCACACAACCAACGCACCACACCCACAACCACACTTCACCACGACAAACCCACGCATCCACAACCTCACAACCACGGACTTCAGCCACCACAACCCACCCCTACGACATGCCACAACCACCAACCAACCACACCccacaccacacagacaaacaccacACCACGACACcacaatcaacacaaacaaccaGACATCCACAACCAACCATACGAACTCCACACCCACGAACATTCCACAACCACAGACATCCACAACCACCCACGACATCCACACACCACTGTGGGACACCACACATCCACGACACCACGAACAACCACAACATCCACAACCAACCACGGACATCCACAACCCAACGACACACacaaccacgacatccacaacaACCACGAACCACAACCACAGGTCCCACCCAGCTCATCACCACACGGAATCCCAACAACACGGACCACAGAAACGCCATCCACAAACCACCCACCACAACCAGGACCTCcacaaccaacaacaaccacgacatccacaaccaGCCCCAAACCCACACATcccaaccaccaccacaccacggggcaccaacacacaacacttcCCACCACAACCCAACCCACGGACATCCACCCcaaccacgacatccacaaccaccAGACCCACCCCGAACAAGCATCCACAAccaccacgacatccacaaACCAGACATCCAAAACCACGGACAACCATCCACAAACAACCACGGACCTCCACAACAACCACGAACAACCACAACTAACCGACAACGACATCCACGACAACACGAACACCACGTACATCCACGACAACACCGACATCCACGAACCACCAACCGAACACACAACCACGACACTCACGGATCCCACGGCACCACGACATCCACGACCACCACACACCATCCACCGGCCTCACTACGCCACCACGAATCATCCCCGACCACCACGACCTCCACGACCACAACTCCACTAACCACCACGACATTCCCACGCCACCATGGACATCCACGACAACCACGACCACCACGACATCCCCGACAACCACGTACCACAAACCACGACATCACACAACATCACGACACTACACACCACGAATCCACGACAACCACGACCCACGCATCCAGACATCCACCACGCATCCCGCACCACGATCATCCACACCACCACGACCCATCCACGACCACCTAGACCCCCACGACATCCACACATCCACCAACAAACCACGACATCCACGAGCACCACGACACCCCGAGGTACCACGACATCCACGAGCCACCGAAAAAGAGAAACGAGAACTCCACAACAACACGACCGCCACGACAGCCACCCAGCCTAACAAAAGATAGGACcattttaaaaccacatttaACAACAATCCGAGCTAAAAACGTACCATTGGACAACTAAAACGCTCAGAAAAATAACATGacagaacacatacacattacGACACCATCTATTACGCCACAAAATACCACAGAAATGACCGACCGATCCCACTTTCTGGCATACATACACAACACGAGCCAGTGTCTCTGAACCTCGCACTACAACTCTATAGACACCTAACACCGTAGCAATCCCTTGACACATAGACAGTATCCGTCTATCCCTCGTACACTGATATATACCCCGTGTGTTACTCTAAGCATGCATTCCCCTAGAGACGTATCGTGACATTAACAAAGATGGGCCACGCTAATCAATCGTCACCAATGGACCATCCATATAGACGACCACTTTACACCTGGGATTTCTTAGCGCATCCACCTCCCCAGGAGGCGAACCCTCGTATCCGACTCACAGCACTGTAGTCCAGCAAGTGAGACTGGGCACATACAAACGCACCTGGGAGCAAATCGCCTAACGATCAATAATTCCTCAACGCCCCATACTGCAACCACACATCAGCCCCTCAGCACCCACCAAGTCTTAACCCACCAGCTACACAACAAGTGCCATCCCCTTTATTAGATTATAtcaagcctgtgtgtgtttttactccTTTCACAGCGGATGCCTATGTCCACCACCTTCCACATCTGTTATAAAACCAACACAACCAAGACGAACAAGAAACAACGACCGACCAAcccacaaccacaacaaccacgacatccacaaccaccacgacaaccacaaccacgacatccacaaccacaacaaccacgacatccacaaccaccacgacaaccacaaccacgacatccacaaccacgacatccacaaccaccacgacatccacaaccacgacaaccacaacatccacaaccaccacaaccacaacatccacaacaaccacgacatccacaaccacaACGACATCCACAacaaccacgacatccacaaccacaatgacatccacaaccaccacgacatccacaatcaccacgacatccacaaccacGACAACCAGAacaaccacgacatccacaacaaccacgacatccacaaccaccaccacaaccacgacatccacaaccacaacaaccacgacatccacaaccacgacatccacaacaaccacgacatccacaaccaccaccaca is a genomic window containing:
- the LOC104935821 gene encoding properdin, which translates into the protein MEVLTGRRVLLVLILMVSVERSECVRCFARFNLTLGQCDEEIGEVDEDDCFQNPHYGYKAADGVCRSCGPPVWSPWSLWSQCNILCGRGVTQRRRTCFGIGQCESGATLETRPCNGSCCDGEGWGLWLSWSPCSVTCGALSGVRKRERVCSSLPECRSACSGPSEETERCQTSTTCPVHGAWSDWSGWSECSASCIRDHGGAAVPSKTRSRSCSNPAPSNDTVPPGKGCPGDDLQTEPCSELPNCPVDGSWGAWPPPGPCSVTCGEGLRLSIRICNRPAPKYGGRPCEGPSTQSSVCQSPCPVDGFWTGWSSWSECSSTCISQGQPPIRTRYRTCSNPAPSPSGQGCQGDDRQTDNCNHLPYCPVDGSWGSWSPYSSCPVTCGVGLQVSNRRCDSPAPIHAGLPCPGEGRRTTICRTNVHCPVDGMWSEWSAWSKCEYPFSKKDISCKTVRGRQTRSHECLHRAHNGSICSGHGLTETRACYNVDKCDMKGTWQGWKPWTLCKPACGHGSKRHRLRHCEPDFSSYRSGRYEVELFGKPITDCGPTPDGGKPFEIESCDNVPPCP